Proteins co-encoded in one Bacillus infantis NRRL B-14911 genomic window:
- the thiW gene encoding energy coupling factor transporter S component ThiW, producing MGKTQRLTAAAMMAAVGTLSGSMLYIPLGFTKVFPVQHLLNVLSAVLLGPYYTVAQALCISLLRNLMGTGSVFAFPGSMAGALLAALLYSRTKKLSMAFTGEVIGTGIIGALLSYPLATMIMGQKAALFGFIPLFIFSSTAGALLGIIILAILKKKRTPIFEQVNLKDEENEDGRKKNRIQHG from the coding sequence ATGGGTAAAACACAAAGATTAACTGCTGCTGCAATGATGGCTGCAGTGGGAACGCTGTCAGGCAGCATGCTGTATATTCCGCTTGGCTTTACAAAAGTATTCCCGGTCCAACATCTGCTGAATGTGCTGTCAGCCGTATTGCTTGGCCCTTATTACACCGTGGCACAGGCGTTATGTATATCGCTGCTCAGGAATCTAATGGGAACCGGCTCAGTATTTGCTTTTCCAGGGAGCATGGCAGGTGCGCTGCTTGCAGCGCTTCTCTACAGCAGGACAAAAAAGCTGTCGATGGCCTTTACTGGGGAAGTGATTGGCACCGGCATCATCGGTGCGCTCCTTTCATATCCGCTTGCCACCATGATCATGGGGCAGAAGGCCGCACTATTCGGCTTTATTCCGCTCTTTATCTTCAGTTCGACTGCCGGAGCCCTACTGGGAATCATTATTTTGGCCATTCTGAAGAAAAAACGGACACCGATTTTCGAACAGGTCAATTTAAAGGATGAGGAGAATGAAGATGGACGAAAGAAGAACAGAATCCAGCACGGATGA
- a CDS encoding DedA family protein translates to MENWIKDVIEQFGYAGIFLLIALENIFPPIPSEIILTFGGFMTAQTNITVIGTIAAATLGSTVGAALLYGAGLLLSRNRFERMIDRWGGILRLKKADLDKAFGWFDRYGYWTILICRMIPLVRSLISIPAGMAKMNFPLFLLFTVIGTLIWNTILVNIGAAFGDSWETAVGYLDMYSNVVYMLIAAAVIGAAFFLIRRRKK, encoded by the coding sequence ATGGAGAACTGGATTAAAGATGTGATTGAACAATTCGGATATGCAGGAATTTTCCTGCTGATTGCGCTTGAGAACATTTTTCCCCCTATCCCGTCTGAAATTATATTGACATTTGGCGGCTTCATGACGGCACAAACAAATATTACTGTTATTGGAACGATTGCAGCGGCTACCCTTGGCTCGACAGTGGGCGCTGCTTTGCTATACGGGGCGGGCCTTTTACTGAGCCGAAACAGGTTTGAGAGAATGATAGACAGGTGGGGAGGCATACTCCGCCTGAAAAAGGCTGATTTAGATAAAGCTTTTGGATGGTTTGACCGCTACGGTTATTGGACAATTCTGATATGCCGGATGATCCCGCTGGTAAGAAGCCTGATTTCCATTCCTGCCGGGATGGCAAAAATGAACTTTCCGCTGTTTCTGCTATTTACAGTCATCGGCACATTGATCTGGAATACAATCCTTGTAAATATTGGAGCGGCCTTTGGTGATTCATGGGAAACGGCAGTGGGGTATCTGGATATGTATTCTAATGTGGTGTATATGCTGATTGCGGCGGCTGTTATTGGCGCAGCTTTCTTTTTGATCAGGCGCAGGAAGAAATAA
- a CDS encoding solute carrier family 23 protein, producing MDERRTESSTDEILIGLEEKLPPGKTVLYGLQHVFVSNVWLDPIFVAAMIGLPFALSANMVNSIFIAAGIVTFIQATKLVRLPIIQGPSAAFDAIMISAGKANGLAAATGGILVSAAIVFLLSITGVLGRLRALFTPVISGTVIFLVGISLAGFTLHEFLGGSPGDEGFASPSTLLLSITTALIVLGLSLFGKGLWKSFSFLIALIAGDALAFSLGKADFAMIKESAWFGLPQLLPYGLTFEWAAFLTFFIAYLVAVIEAMGVYQASSAMLKTELTAKRIRGGFAGESAGSFVSALIGGFPTTAYAQNVGLLRLTGVGSRYPVMAAAVIFLVLGLVPKAGALLALTPAPVVGGIFLPAAATLVFTGISILAKAEATQINYMIVGLSMLLAISLPSYAVNASGIAGTFLTNSILIGAFTSIFLQLSLVNLPNLFKKGAASDEKRIDQFDSGN from the coding sequence ATGGACGAAAGAAGAACAGAATCCAGCACGGATGAGATATTAATAGGATTGGAAGAAAAGCTTCCGCCGGGAAAAACCGTTTTATATGGGCTCCAGCACGTTTTTGTCTCGAATGTCTGGCTGGATCCCATCTTTGTGGCAGCTATGATCGGACTGCCATTTGCATTATCGGCTAATATGGTGAACAGCATCTTCATTGCAGCCGGTATTGTCACCTTTATACAGGCGACAAAGCTGGTCCGCCTGCCGATCATTCAGGGACCGTCAGCTGCATTTGATGCAATTATGATTTCAGCCGGCAAGGCGAATGGGCTTGCTGCAGCAACCGGGGGCATCCTGGTGAGTGCCGCCATTGTGTTCCTTTTATCAATAACCGGGGTGCTTGGGCGCTTGAGGGCCCTGTTCACACCAGTCATCTCCGGGACCGTCATTTTCTTAGTCGGGATCTCGCTTGCCGGGTTCACTTTGCATGAATTTCTGGGAGGCTCTCCGGGTGATGAAGGGTTTGCCAGTCCATCAACCCTGCTGCTGTCGATAACAACAGCTTTGATTGTCCTTGGCCTTTCTTTGTTCGGAAAAGGTCTTTGGAAGTCTTTTTCGTTTTTGATTGCTTTGATTGCAGGCGATGCACTTGCTTTTTCGCTGGGAAAAGCTGATTTTGCCATGATCAAGGAAAGTGCATGGTTTGGCCTTCCACAGTTGCTTCCGTATGGACTTACATTTGAATGGGCAGCCTTCCTGACCTTTTTCATTGCGTATCTTGTGGCTGTAATAGAGGCAATGGGCGTTTATCAGGCGTCCTCTGCGATGCTGAAAACGGAGCTGACAGCCAAAAGGATCCGCGGCGGTTTTGCGGGAGAGTCGGCGGGCTCTTTTGTGTCAGCGTTGATCGGCGGATTTCCGACGACAGCTTATGCGCAGAATGTCGGCCTGCTGCGTTTGACCGGGGTTGGCTCAAGATACCCGGTCATGGCTGCTGCTGTCATCTTCCTGGTGCTCGGGCTTGTGCCTAAAGCGGGCGCACTCCTGGCTCTGACGCCGGCCCCGGTTGTCGGCGGAATCTTCCTGCCGGCTGCCGCAACGCTGGTGTTCACAGGGATCTCGATTCTGGCAAAGGCGGAAGCTACTCAAATCAACTATATGATTGTCGGGCTTTCCATGCTGCTGGCCATATCACTGCCTTCATATGCTGTGAATGCGTCAGGAATAGCAGGGACATTCCTGACGAACAGCATCTTAATCGGAGCATTCACTAGCATCTTTCTTCAGCTGTCTTTAGTCAATCTCCCAAATCTGTTTAAGAAAGGAGCGGCAAGTGATGAAAAAAGAATCGATCAGTTTGATAGCGGAAATTAA